The segment TACTGGCCTCAGCACCTTCATCGGATggctcatgactgcctgtaactccagcttcaggggtcTGATACTCCCTCCTAGATAACTCACGAACCTGCATTCACAGGCACATATAAAATGCCCccaaatacatgtgtgtgcatgactaacaataaaatttttaatgCATGTCAATAGTTGCATTCAACTGTTTGACTTAAACCACCCATATTATTCTGTGTTTGTATTGTTTGGTGAGGTTCTTAAGATGCTCTGCTAGCTTGGGTGTTTCCAAAAGAGGTTTTTAGACTGAGATCCCAAAATACTTTATAATTCACTTCTAAATTTTCCCACTCCGGTGTCTTGAGTTTCCAAAATAAGGATGACTGCGACTctaaattaacaaagaaaaacTTTGAAATTCACAAGTGCTCATGGAAAAGGCCAGACTCAGATGTCCTAAAAGGTGTTCAGCACCAATGaccaagttatttttctgtctgACTTTTCTACTTGTACAACACAGCTCTTATAAGTGGTCTTACAAGATGATACATATGAACAACTCTTTAGGATTTAAAGCTGTCTCCAATTCTAATGATCTCCAGTTCTAATGATGAAAAGTGTGCATGAGAACTGCACAAGCACCACTCATTGGGCACTCCTGTACAGTGCCTTCTTGCTGGAGCCGACTACCCCTTCCCGGCCCAGTCAAGCCCACCTGCCAACTGCCAGCATTTAGTATTGCTTTCTGTGATGATTTCCCTTCGTGCTCTAGACCCAGGCCAGACTCTGATCACACTCCCTGGGCTGGGCCAGGAAGGATATTTATTACTCATGCTTCCTGCACAGGTGCACCGAATCTGCCTCCAGGGCGCATGTGTCCGCCCTTGCTGTTCTGCTGGTTTGATTTTGTAAACTTGACTGGCTGCTCCTCCCATCTTGTCTAGGTTCTCTAGCTTTTTCTTCACCTCCTCAACAAAGCTGTTTGCTCCCAATCTTTGTCTCATGTTGTGTCCGTTGGACATCTTGAAAGGAATTGCATTAGGGGAAGTATCATGTCAGAACACTGAATCCCAAATTACTCTGATCTGTGTGGAGGACCTGAGAAAGCCCtaaaatggaaagagagaggCTTCCTACAAGAAATGACCCGGTTTTGATTctggttgtgatggtttgtatgtgcttggcccagggagtggcactatttggagttttggccttgttggagtagatggggccttgttggagtaggtgtgtcactgtgggactgGGCATTAATaccctcaccctagctacctggaagtcagtcatagcttccagatgaagatgtagatgctctgcctgcaccatggctgccttagatgctaccatgttcccacctcgatgacctctgaacctgtaagccagccccaattaaatattgccctttataagacttgacttggttgtggtgtctgttcacaacagtaaaaccctaactaagatactggTCTTGGAGACTGTGGACTTTATACAATTGTTCTTAACCTCCTggtctcttcttttgtgtttacaGTATTGTATCTGCCCTGATGACTTTACTCTCTGTCTTTCCCACCATCGTCACACCCACTGCCCACCATTCACCTCCCACCATTTAAGAGGCTTTTCTCAAATTCACTAGCTAATATTTGGCCAAGAAACTCAAGATCCCTctacttcagcctcctgaatgccaaGGTTACAGGACCCACTAtgcctgttcctcctccttccttccctgcttccttctcactctctctccttttaaATTAGTATACAAAATTAGTTATGTATCCTAGTGACATTTTCAAACAAAACGTGTTATAGTTGCTTCTCCCCTCTCACCATTCTCGTCTCTGCTACCTGCAGCCCCCTTTAGGCTTTCAAGTCATATGTGACCGTTTGCCTCCCCCACTTCCTTGACACCTCCTTTTTACTCTTTCTTGACCTCCATTCTACTTTCTGATCCATGTTTATACATATTTACTTACACGTATATACATGTTACAATCAAGAACAGTCTCTTTGTTTGGGTCACTTGACTCAGTGTGAGACTTTCAagctacattttttttcctgcagattttgcaattttgtttttctttaccactgagaaAGATCCCATGTGAATGTGAACCACACTTCATCCATCCATCCGGTCCATCCATCTGTTGATGAGCATCTATGCTGGCTCCATTTCCTCTCCATCATGAACAGAGCCTGGCCTTTTACTGGGTCTTCCCAAAGAataaaaaacaggaaaagagagataatgaaggagagaagaggatggggtgggggtgggagtgggggtgggggagaaaacaGGACAAAAGCAGTGATAAGAAAACCCCACAGGCTTATAATTCTCCAGAACACCTGACATTGAAGCAGATAAAAGCTTATGATCACCACTAATCATGGGGGAACTTATTATTTTAAAGgtgaacacagagacagagataaaaggatagcctgggctacatatggaagctgttatttaattatattaacaCCAAATGGCAGAGCCTCTGAATAATGGGTTAGCTcattctcacacagacacatgaaaagCCTGGCATAAGGAGCAGTCACACACTAATTTACTCCTTGGGAGGGACAGTGAGATAGAATCTGGAtaggtagaccaagctggcccctTAAACTtgcagtgatcttcctgcctctgcccgtaaggtgctggaattaaagtaaCCACACTCAGCTTTGGGTACTTGTTTTAAGTGATCTCTGTAGAGGACTTCTAGAAGGGTCAGtattgtttggtttgattttgagaaggggtctcactatgcagccaaaGCCATCCAGGAACTGCCaatcctgcttctacctcctgaatgctaagATTGCAGATATGCGCCACCGGCCCAGCTGCATTGAGGATGCATCACAGGCCTCTATTTCTAACAAAGGAGCAACTAGGACAGCATTACCCTCCTGTTGTAAATGGCTAAAAAGCTGTGCAGCATACAAGAAACAGCTCTGTGGTGGTAGTGAGGCTACAGCATGGTCAAGATTTTTATTCTGTACAGAAAACTGCAATCAACCCCACAAACGATCCCAGAGCTCTGTCTACAAGTAGGGTTGCTAGAGAAGTCTTGTTATATCTCATACGCACCTCACATTTCAGCTTGTCAGCGAAAGCATGGAGGAGCCAGCCGGCCCAGAATTGCTGCCCAGTCTCAGGAACCCTTATCCTCTAGGGACTTCCACTCAGGAGGAGCTGGATCCTTCATATCTTCTGGGAAAAGGAGTCAGGATGAGCTGGTTTGAAGCACAGTTAGAATTGTTTTTGAAAGTAAGTTCAACAGATTTAATTAAACATGAAAGTTAGAAAGAAAGGTGCTCGGGCCAAGATCAAGACACTCCTGAGATTGGGGTTGTGAGCCTCGAAAAGGAAAgtcacattttcttttatcttctttctttttttgcacaAACATGTTTATTTACTAACCAAAGGAATGATTGATCCTGGATAAACCAACAGTTTGACATGTGCAGTGTTTGCGATAAGGAGAATTGAACAATCATggaaaataaaactgaagaagTGAAGCAGTGTGGTTGTTTATGACCTGCTCGTTGAATTGAGCCTATTCACTCTGACAGCTGACTCCTGCCCCGGATGAGGATGAAGCCCGCATTCCACCTTCTCATAGACCCGAGTACAGATAGCATTATTCATGACACGTTCCACCACCATCTTCCCATCCTTCAGCTTTCTTGCTATTGTGCTTTCCTCCCCTTTCCACCAGGGCACCATCTGGGAAGGGGCAGTCCGTCTCAGTTTCCTGCAATCAGCTTGATGAGACTTCCCTCCCAGAGTACAAGAAAACCCCGTCGTCTTCACCCTGCTCTCGGTTTTGATGGTGATGTTATTGCCGTCAAAATTAATGGCACAGTCTGGTTTGGCCATGGCACCCATCTTCCTAAGAGTCAGTCCTACTACTAGCTCCTTTGTGCAGTCCTCAGAGCTGTGGCTTTCCAACAGGTGCCACCTCGCTTCGAGGTCCTTAAGGCTGGCCATGACGGGTGGGAGAGCACAAAAGCAGCAAGGAGACGTGGTGGCAGGGATGCTAGAAAGTCACATTTTCAACCAGCAGCAGTAGCTGTGGATACCACTTTCATGGCTCTTAAGTTACATCTCAAATTCCTGTTAGGAAACACGTTCCCCTCTCTTTCAATAAATGAGATCATAGAGTGGCACCAGGATGCTTAGGATGGGATTACAATCTGATAGCATAAAATTAGGAGCCACAAGGGTTACACAAGGAAGTGATCAAGACATACTTTATACAGTAAGTAGGGTTTCTCTTCATGGGAGTCCCAGAAAACTGCTGGCCACATCTGCTCAGGACTCAAGCATGGATCACTGCTATGTCAACATCCTTGTTTAATCCGACCATATATAAAAGTAAGATTTTGTCTGTGAATAAAATGTTCACAGCAAGCATTGTTGACTGTGTTGGAATCTTAGCAACCAGACTCTAGAGTCAGGAGCCCCTTTTTTTCCTGTGTCCCCATAAttgtccctctctctctattCTGCCTCAAATTACAACCAAAAGGCATTTTTTGTAGAAGTATTTGTAAAAGTACAAGCTTGTATTTGGCAACACTTCTAAGGGGAAATTTTTAGATACTGACATAGGGAGAGAAAATCCAAATGGGATATGTTAATTTCACTAATTTAGGAAGACCTAAATACTAGTTTCATGAAGCTGAAGTGGCTAAAATTTTCAGGACAGAATAATGGAAGGGAGAAAGCTGCCTATGAAAGAGCCCTAGAAATTTTCTCAAGGACCTCCTTGGTGTCTTGGCTGAGTACTACTCTATATGTATAGCCTGAAATCCCCCAGGAGAAGGAATAAAGATTGCCAGGTTCACACATGGCTTGAGGGCACTTGGATCCCATGCGTCCGGATCTCGGGGACATGTCTGGACATGTGGGGGCTATTAGAGATCGTTGATAAGGCTCGTATCTTAGTAATAGGTACTATAAAAGAAACActagttttaatatttaaaaatataaactgatCCACAGGATTGGCAATTTGGATCAGTGACTAAGCTCTTGCTGACCCTGTGCaagtccctgggctcagtccccagcaaaacaaaacaaaacaattttaacaatgtttttaaaaccataaaaaatttttaaggaaATCTTTGCAAATAACTGCCTGCAGGTG is part of the Rattus norvegicus strain BN/NHsdMcwi chromosome 1, GRCr8, whole genome shotgun sequence genome and harbors:
- the LOC108348948 gene encoding fatty acid-binding protein 5-like, with translation MASLKDLEARWHLLESHSSEDCTKELVVGLTLRKMGAMAKPDCAINFDGNNITIKTESRVKTTGFSCTLGGKSHQADCRKLRRTAPSQMVPWWKGEESTIARKLKDGKMVVERVMNNAICTRVYEKVECGLHPHPGQESAVRVNRLNSTSRS